The Caldicellulosiruptor changbaiensis genome has a segment encoding these proteins:
- a CDS encoding carbohydrate ABC transporter permease produces MSIKKIAFKIGALILNILVMILSLSAIFPVVWLIYSSLKTEREFALSIASLPVHPTFENYVNAIKTAKMHIYFFNSLFTTVISVILIVIFSFIVGYFFARYQFKGRTLLYTMFLAGMLIPIHALLVPLFVQFKVFGLLDRRITLIFPYVGLGLPMAIFLMENFIRDIPHEIEEAAYIDGATLTQTLFRIILPICKPIISTVVILSALSTWNEFSFALVLIKSDALKTLPVGLTNFSSQYTVKYTQLMAAITIAILPVIITYLAFNKKVIQGLVAGAVKG; encoded by the coding sequence ATGAGTATAAAAAAGATTGCTTTCAAAATAGGGGCACTAATTCTTAACATATTAGTTATGATACTTTCTCTTTCAGCTATATTTCCAGTTGTGTGGCTTATTTACTCATCACTTAAAACTGAAAGAGAGTTTGCTTTGAGTATTGCTTCGCTGCCAGTACATCCTACATTTGAAAATTATGTAAATGCGATAAAGACAGCAAAAATGCATATATACTTTTTCAACAGCTTATTTACAACAGTTATCTCTGTTATCCTGATTGTAATATTTAGTTTTATCGTAGGGTATTTTTTTGCAAGGTATCAATTTAAAGGAAGAACACTCCTGTATACAATGTTTTTGGCAGGGATGCTAATCCCTATTCATGCGCTTCTGGTGCCATTGTTTGTCCAGTTTAAAGTCTTTGGGCTTTTGGACAGAAGAATTACGCTAATTTTTCCTTATGTTGGTTTGGGTCTTCCAATGGCGATATTTTTGATGGAGAACTTCATAAGAGACATTCCGCATGAAATAGAAGAAGCAGCTTATATTGATGGTGCGACCTTGACTCAGACTTTGTTTAGAATAATTCTTCCCATTTGCAAGCCTATAATCTCAACAGTTGTAATTTTAAGCGCACTTTCAACTTGGAATGAGTTTTCATTTGCTCTTGTTTTGATAAAAAGCGATGCGCTAAAAACGCTGCCTGTGGGACTTACAAACTTTTCATCTCAGTATACTGTAAAATACACTCAACTCATGGCAGCAATAACAATTGCAATACTGCCGGTAATCATAACCTATCTTGCCTTTAACAAAAAGGTTATACAAGGGCTTGTTGCTGGTGCTGTCAAAGGGTGA
- a CDS encoding beta-mannosidase: MKISLDGKWKFREVGSLEYLDGTVPGCVQLDLINLGKLPDPFYGVNEVLFYSLEEKDFEYVKEFYVENLDYQVKRLVFEGIDTVSDIYLNEFYLGRTDNMFLRYEFDVSTILQEGKNTLKVILYSPIKEAERLKKIYQSKYEYPQRSWIRKSQYSYGWDWGPRILQIGIWKSVYLELNNGLEITDEFVKTEHLSEDLAVVKVFAKINSFEKPRSVEIEISDGKDAKKVIPEVYKSKEGYFIEERIEIENPKLWFPNGYGEPNLYTFKILAKTSNEEATKIVTTGLRTVRIIKEKDEHGESFIFEINGIKVFAKGANWIPADSILPRLTEDDYKQLIRMAKDSNMNMLRVWGGGIYEYDWFYRECDKNGIMVWQDFMFACAIYPDEFDFFVENFKKEAEYQIKRLRNHPCIVLWCGNNENNWGFVDWWHLGDPEFLGNRIYKKVLPQILSELDPTRPYHISSPYGGEHPNSSTAGDKHTWDIWAGWKDYIYYKNDNARFVSEFGFQAAAHLDTMKKYIPLKDQTIFSKTLRMHEKQEEGLERLIRYMAGSIGLPKDFDSFVYLSQFVQKEAIKTAVEHYRKNKFRTAGALYWQLNDCWPVISWSSIDYLKRRKALYYESKRLFAKFLPVVEYEDGKLKVYVVSDDLKTKQGKLSITIWNFDGQKLYEKDLAVEIPKNSVIEVFSEKVENLNILKGEWLYIPKHVETAVIGDKIDRGLLESIVFVSLFVDEVEYENYFVFEKPINLELKPCQFEYEIKDDYIIIKPKTPAICLIIEADRDVEDNFIFAKPEKEYKINLNGGQVRKVCDLLDLIER; this comes from the coding sequence TTGAAGATAAGCCTTGATGGAAAATGGAAATTTAGAGAAGTGGGCAGCCTTGAATACTTGGATGGCACAGTTCCAGGGTGTGTTCAGCTTGATTTAATCAACCTTGGCAAGCTTCCAGACCCGTTTTATGGAGTAAATGAGGTTTTGTTCTACTCTTTGGAAGAAAAAGACTTTGAATATGTAAAAGAATTTTATGTTGAAAATCTTGACTATCAGGTCAAAAGGCTGGTGTTTGAAGGGATTGACACAGTCTCTGATATCTATTTGAACGAGTTTTACTTGGGTAGAACGGATAATATGTTTTTGAGGTATGAATTTGATGTATCAACCATTTTGCAAGAAGGAAAGAACACTTTAAAAGTTATTCTTTACTCTCCAATCAAAGAGGCAGAAAGGTTAAAGAAAATTTACCAATCAAAATATGAGTATCCGCAAAGAAGCTGGATAAGAAAGTCTCAATATTCATATGGATGGGACTGGGGACCACGAATTCTCCAGATAGGAATCTGGAAGAGTGTGTATTTAGAGCTCAACAATGGTCTTGAGATAACAGATGAGTTTGTCAAAACAGAACACTTATCAGAAGATTTGGCAGTAGTCAAAGTGTTCGCAAAGATAAATTCATTTGAAAAGCCAAGAAGTGTTGAAATAGAAATCTCTGATGGGAAAGATGCCAAAAAGGTTATACCAGAAGTCTACAAGTCAAAAGAAGGGTATTTTATTGAAGAGAGGATTGAAATAGAAAATCCGAAGCTGTGGTTCCCCAACGGCTATGGTGAGCCAAATTTATATACATTCAAGATTTTGGCAAAAACATCAAATGAAGAGGCAACAAAAATAGTAACAACGGGTTTGAGGACTGTTAGGATTATAAAAGAAAAAGATGAGCATGGAGAGAGCTTTATATTTGAAATAAACGGTATTAAGGTGTTTGCAAAGGGTGCAAACTGGATACCTGCAGACTCAATCCTGCCAAGACTCACAGAAGATGACTACAAACAGCTCATCAGGATGGCAAAAGATAGCAATATGAACATGCTCAGAGTCTGGGGCGGCGGGATTTATGAGTATGACTGGTTCTATAGAGAGTGTGACAAAAATGGTATAATGGTATGGCAGGACTTTATGTTTGCATGCGCAATTTATCCCGATGAGTTTGACTTTTTCGTTGAGAATTTCAAAAAAGAGGCAGAATATCAGATAAAACGCCTGAGGAACCACCCATGTATAGTGCTTTGGTGTGGGAATAACGAAAACAACTGGGGCTTTGTTGACTGGTGGCACCTCGGCGACCCAGAATTTTTGGGAAATAGGATATACAAAAAGGTTTTGCCACAGATTCTATCAGAGCTTGACCCAACAAGACCGTACCACATCTCAAGCCCGTATGGTGGGGAGCACCCAAACAGCAGCACTGCTGGTGACAAGCACACATGGGATATCTGGGCTGGCTGGAAAGACTATATTTACTACAAGAATGACAATGCAAGGTTTGTGAGCGAGTTTGGTTTTCAGGCAGCAGCACACCTTGATACAATGAAAAAGTACATTCCTCTTAAAGACCAGACAATCTTCTCAAAAACTTTGAGAATGCACGAAAAGCAGGAAGAAGGTTTGGAAAGGCTTATAAGGTATATGGCAGGCTCAATTGGTCTTCCAAAAGATTTTGATTCTTTTGTTTACCTTTCACAGTTTGTTCAAAAAGAGGCTATTAAAACCGCTGTTGAACATTATCGTAAAAATAAGTTTAGAACTGCCGGTGCTCTTTACTGGCAGCTAAACGATTGCTGGCCTGTTATATCATGGTCATCAATTGATTATTTGAAAAGAAGAAAGGCGCTTTACTATGAGTCAAAAAGATTATTTGCAAAGTTTTTGCCAGTTGTTGAGTATGAGGATGGAAAGCTTAAAGTTTATGTTGTAAGCGATGATTTGAAGACAAAACAAGGTAAGCTAAGTATTACAATCTGGAACTTTGATGGTCAGAAACTTTATGAGAAAGATCTTGCAGTGGAAATTCCTAAAAATAGTGTAATAGAAGTATTTTCCGAGAAAGTAGAAAACTTGAATATTTTAAAGGGTGAGTGGTTATATATACCCAAACATGTTGAAACGGCTGTAATTGGGGATAAGATAGACAGAGGACTTTTGGAAAGCATAGTTTTTGTGAGCCTTTTTGTTGATGAAGTAGAGTACGAAAACTACTTTGTATTTGAAAAGCCAATAAACCTTGAGCTAAAACCCTGCCAGTTTGAGTACGAGATAAAAGATGACTATATTATAATAAAACCAAAAACTCCTGCGATTTGCCTTATAATTGAAGCTGATAGAGATGTAGAAGACAACTTCATCTTTGCAAAACCTGAAAAAGAGTATAAGATTAATCTAAATGGAGGACAGGTCAGAAAGGTTTGTGATTTGTTAGATTTGATTGAGCGATGA
- a CDS encoding radical SAM/SPASM domain-containing protein — translation MSKRKLSIFEFETKNKNRYIFDNVTGLIIPSSNEDKFIIENITMGEQYILNNLVTRFFLDETIAKNKYNYIKTLVDNGYFYMSKEEKYLSVEECREMTLKSGVFQLILIITESCNLRCKYCIYNEHYPYYRTYSNKNMNFEVAKRAIDLYFELYQKKKENGLKRPPMISFYGGEPLIGYKLIKEIVNYCKKFDYDVQFYITTNGTLLNNDIIEFLVDNSFNIAISLDGNKANHNRNRVYIDGKGTFDTIVENIYLLDKIRKERGLRQPLTFICCYDDFTDMKNVIEFFETLRKSIGDFNIVFNEVYRYDTTYYDYCKYSIKNDYKFYSLSNNAIKTLQELQDVYIKAQEENKEVSLTLKFLFQIFSLLKFRYQGFMGILGNACAPGDKIAVDPEGNIFICEKAVQKFDIGNVMEGIKWDKVQNIVNKFLEIRYENCADCNISRLCEVCYVHFMSSDNFRFNSGFCNDKKRRINKALSILYSVLENNPYAFEY, via the coding sequence ATGTCAAAAAGGAAGTTAAGTATATTTGAATTTGAAACAAAAAATAAAAATAGATATATTTTTGATAACGTTACAGGTCTTATTATACCTTCATCTAATGAAGATAAATTTATTATAGAAAATATCACTATGGGGGAACAATATATTTTAAATAACTTAGTTACTAGATTTTTTTTAGATGAAACAATAGCAAAGAACAAATATAATTACATAAAGACATTAGTAGATAATGGATATTTTTACATGTCTAAGGAAGAAAAATATTTAAGTGTAGAAGAATGTAGAGAAATGACTTTAAAATCTGGTGTATTTCAGTTAATATTAATTATAACAGAATCATGCAATTTGAGATGTAAATATTGTATATATAATGAACATTATCCATATTATAGGACATACTCTAATAAAAATATGAATTTTGAAGTTGCTAAAAGAGCAATTGACTTATATTTTGAGTTATATCAGAAAAAAAAAGAAAATGGTTTAAAAAGACCTCCAATGATAAGTTTTTATGGAGGAGAACCTCTAATTGGATACAAGTTAATAAAAGAAATTGTTAATTATTGCAAAAAGTTTGACTACGATGTTCAGTTTTATATAACTACAAATGGGACATTACTAAATAATGATATTATCGAATTTCTTGTTGATAATAGTTTTAATATAGCTATAAGTTTAGACGGAAATAAAGCTAATCATAATAGAAATCGTGTTTATATAGATGGTAAAGGGACATTTGATACGATTGTTGAAAATATATATCTCTTAGATAAAATTAGAAAAGAAAGAGGATTGAGACAGCCATTAACTTTTATTTGTTGTTATGATGATTTTACGGATATGAAAAATGTTATTGAATTTTTTGAAACTTTAAGGAAAAGTATAGGAGATTTTAATATAGTATTTAATGAAGTTTACAGATATGATACTACATACTATGATTATTGCAAATATTCAATAAAAAATGATTATAAGTTTTATAGTCTCAGCAACAATGCTATAAAAACATTGCAAGAGTTACAAGATGTGTATATAAAAGCGCAAGAAGAGAATAAAGAAGTTTCATTGACATTAAAGTTTCTTTTTCAAATATTTTCATTGTTGAAGTTTAGATATCAGGGTTTTATGGGAATATTAGGTAATGCTTGTGCTCCTGGTGATAAGATAGCAGTTGATCCGGAGGGAAACATATTTATCTGTGAAAAGGCTGTTCAGAAATTCGATATTGGAAATGTAATGGAAGGTATTAAATGGGATAAAGTTCAAAATATTGTAAATAAATTTTTGGAAATAAGATACGAAAATTGTGCAGATTGCAATATAAGTAGATTATGCGAAGTATGTTATGTTCATTTTATGTCAAGCGATAATTTTAGATTTAATAGTGGTTTTTGCAATGATAAGAAGAGGAGAATAAATAAAGCTTTATCAATATTATACAGCGTATTAGAAAATAATCCTTATGCTTTTGAATATTAA
- a CDS encoding radical SAM/SPASM domain-containing protein, with product MGIYFKLYPHVYFIRNKNSACLYNTLNGDMISLKEPYISLLELSETNTDLQNINNNMDFYNQLYKLNLGAFYRQPVYVEKAMLGLGEPLRKVVPETHLIKELQIEITKECNFDCKFCIKEDNILFRKTGCKRWKNEGKALKLDEWKNIIEQASQMGCRTLTFFGGEPFIKYSVLYDLVKYAKNFSIANIKVFTNGALLTDEMLSFIKKENIELTIQILSFDENCFDKISGVNGAFKKVFRNLDKMLELGIQFNILFLVNKFNETELEYIKSFKTKIKREVVVDFIHPKPENNFYSTKYINYIYAKERRLIKPNLHTFMFLKNYNCCYGEKIAISENGDVFPCIMSRQLKLGNIREISKLYKIFNTDFYYFLKKLNKDKIEGCKECAYRYGCIDCRALEMAATNKLTGMEYCEFAKQLMGEV from the coding sequence ATGGGTATTTATTTTAAACTTTATCCACATGTTTATTTTATTAGGAATAAAAATTCTGCATGTTTGTATAATACGTTAAATGGTGATATGATTTCTTTAAAGGAACCCTATATTTCTTTGTTGGAACTTTCTGAAACTAACACAGATTTACAAAATATTAATAATAATATGGATTTTTATAATCAACTATATAAGTTAAATTTAGGTGCTTTTTACAGACAACCTGTTTATGTTGAAAAAGCAATGCTCGGATTGGGTGAACCTTTAAGAAAAGTAGTGCCAGAAACTCATTTAATTAAAGAACTTCAAATCGAAATAACTAAAGAATGTAATTTTGATTGTAAGTTTTGCATAAAGGAAGATAATATTTTGTTTAGAAAAACAGGTTGTAAAAGATGGAAAAACGAAGGAAAGGCATTAAAATTAGACGAGTGGAAAAATATTATTGAACAAGCTTCACAAATGGGATGTCGAACGTTAACTTTTTTTGGTGGAGAACCATTCATAAAATATAGTGTGTTATATGATTTAGTTAAATATGCAAAGAATTTTAGCATTGCTAACATTAAAGTTTTTACAAATGGAGCTTTATTAACAGATGAAATGCTAAGTTTTATTAAAAAGGAAAATATAGAATTAACAATTCAAATTTTATCTTTTGACGAGAATTGTTTTGATAAAATTAGTGGAGTTAATGGTGCATTCAAAAAAGTTTTCAGAAATTTAGACAAAATGTTGGAGTTAGGTATTCAGTTTAATATTTTATTTTTGGTAAATAAGTTTAATGAGACAGAGTTAGAATATATAAAATCTTTTAAAACTAAAATAAAAAGAGAAGTTGTTGTTGACTTTATTCATCCAAAACCAGAAAATAATTTTTATTCTACTAAATATATCAACTATATATATGCTAAAGAAAGAAGATTAATAAAGCCTAATTTACATACATTTATGTTTTTAAAAAATTATAATTGTTGTTATGGAGAAAAAATAGCAATTTCAGAAAATGGAGATGTCTTTCCATGTATAATGTCTAGACAATTAAAATTAGGCAATATCAGGGAGATTTCAAAGCTTTATAAAATATTTAATACTGATTTTTATTACTTTTTGAAGAAATTGAATAAAGATAAAATTGAAGGATGTAAAGAATGTGCTTATAGATATGGCTGTATCGATTGTAGGGCATTGGAAATGGCTGCTACTAATAAGCTTACAGGTATGGAATATTGTGAGTTTGCAAAACAATTAATGGGGGAGGTTTAA
- a CDS encoding transposase encodes MNIKAQNKKFLKLLFVVKKVTEALTRRIKHNRRGRPRKFNLFQIIACLVYKVKKGIKSFRELEYRINQDTEFKQVVGIEESPDYSYFAKLSRKIEKEYMQDIKDILIAKIEPDMSIAIVDSTPLRSAKNDSEAKIGIHITIGFYRGYKLHLLCTGKEEVIPLFWILTGANEHDSRQEELLYRAWGFGCEIVLADAGYDCSRWFNIANELKVKFVAGINKRNMKDKNNVKNVFRRNNIRFLETEEGKKLYKHRTKIERLFSKLKGEYNLENVRLRRFKNYKRYIDWILITFLFEQLLRKVEGKKFSFAYEWNQ; translated from the coding sequence ATGAATATTAAAGCACAAAATAAGAAATTTTTAAAGCTACTTTTTGTAGTGAAAAAGGTTACTGAAGCTCTGACAAGGAGAATAAAGCACAATAGAAGAGGACGCCCAAGGAAATTTAATTTGTTTCAAATAATAGCTTGTCTGGTTTACAAAGTTAAGAAGGGGATAAAGAGTTTCAGAGAATTAGAATATCGAATAAATCAAGACACAGAGTTTAAGCAAGTAGTAGGTATAGAAGAAAGTCCGGACTATTCATATTTTGCGAAGTTGTCAAGAAAAATAGAAAAAGAATACATGCAAGATATAAAAGACATATTAATAGCTAAGATAGAACCTGATATGAGTATAGCGATAGTAGATTCTACACCTTTGAGAAGTGCCAAAAATGATTCAGAAGCAAAAATAGGTATACATATTACAATAGGATTTTACAGGGGATACAAATTACATCTTTTGTGTACAGGTAAAGAAGAAGTAATACCACTTTTCTGGATTTTAACAGGGGCAAATGAACATGACTCAAGACAAGAAGAGCTTTTATATAGGGCATGGGGCTTTGGCTGTGAGATTGTATTAGCAGATGCGGGATACGATTGTAGCAGATGGTTTAATATAGCAAATGAGCTTAAGGTTAAATTTGTTGCTGGGATAAACAAAAGAAACATGAAAGATAAAAACAATGTTAAGAATGTTTTTAGAAGAAATAACATAAGATTTTTAGAAACTGAAGAGGGCAAAAAGCTATACAAGCATAGAACAAAGATTGAAAGACTATTTAGTAAATTAAAAGGTGAATATAATCTTGAGAATGTAAGGCTCAGGAGGTTTAAGAATTATAAAAGGTATATTGATTGGATACTAATTACTTTTTTGTTTGAGCAACTTCTCAGAAAAGTAGAAGGTAAGAAGTTTTCTTTCGCATATGAATGGAATCAATAA
- a CDS encoding S41 family peptidase, protein MNGINNFCSFYVLLVIIFIQQPNLINEMLLELGDPHTKLKKTFQNYFFSPLRIYYLDNSFYIVDNLMKDSKIKKGMKLVRINEIPIEQYVEKEQKRLRYKSISAVIIEILENLSFSNKKKCFKITCIDDGKEITEIVDFIEMSEMRKFYDFKTNEFLLTSKVSKKIDNTLYYKVFSFMSKNITKIFLETIFGITNCQNLIVDVRDNIGGIVEEAKNFAALFLENSKIIGYEREGKEKKVTPIIINPSKYNIVNKFKNIIFLCNNFTGSSAEYILLNAVKETCEKITIIGTETAGMPHSANIFTLDTTHKLQITTKEYMDINGNTMAEKGIKPDIIVVNDVKYITEGKDKQLEAALQICKST, encoded by the coding sequence ATGAATGGAATCAATAACTTTTGCTCATTTTATGTATTATTGGTAATAATTTTTATTCAACAACCTAATTTAATTAATGAAATGTTGTTGGAATTGGGTGACCCTCATACAAAATTAAAAAAGACTTTTCAGAATTATTTTTTTTCACCTCTGAGAATATATTATCTTGATAACTCATTTTATATAGTTGACAATTTAATGAAGGACTCTAAAATCAAAAAGGGGATGAAGTTAGTAAGAATTAATGAAATTCCTATAGAACAATATGTCGAAAAAGAGCAAAAAAGGTTACGGTATAAATCAATAAGTGCCGTAATTATAGAAATATTGGAAAATTTATCATTTAGCAATAAAAAGAAATGTTTTAAGATTACATGTATAGATGACGGTAAAGAAATAACAGAGATTGTAGATTTTATAGAAATGAGTGAAATGAGAAAATTTTATGATTTTAAAACTAATGAATTTCTTTTAACTTCGAAAGTAAGCAAGAAGATAGATAACACTTTATATTATAAAGTATTTAGTTTCATGAGCAAAAACATTACTAAAATATTTTTAGAGACTATATTTGGTATAACTAATTGTCAGAATTTAATTGTTGATGTTCGAGATAATATTGGTGGTATAGTTGAAGAGGCTAAGAACTTTGCTGCACTATTTTTAGAGAATTCTAAAATTATTGGGTATGAAAGAGAGGGTAAAGAGAAAAAGGTAACTCCAATTATTATTAATCCATCTAAATACAATATTGTAAATAAATTCAAGAATATTATATTTTTATGTAATAACTTTACAGGAAGTTCAGCAGAATATATACTTTTAAATGCTGTAAAAGAAACCTGTGAGAAAATTACCATTATTGGAACAGAAACTGCAGGTATGCCGCACAGCGCGAATATTTTTACGTTAGATACGACCCATAAATTACAGATTACTACAAAAGAATATATGGATATTAACGGTAATACAATGGCAGAAAAAGGAATAAAACCTGATATAATAGTTGTTAATGATGTCAAATATATAACTGAAGGAAAGGACAAGCAGTTAGAAGCTGCGTTACAAATATGTAAATCAACATAA
- a CDS encoding ABC transporter ATP-binding protein: MNEYILIVENLTKIYDKFQLKNVSFKLKRGQIMGFIGPNGAGKSTTIKSIMGIIPFDSGNILIDGKDFQKNEIEIKKVIGYVGEHLDFYEHVKLKKIYRFIRAFYKDWNEDLFRNLINRFGLDLEKKMKELSKGMVVKFSLALALAHFPKLLILDEPTSGLDPIVRNDILDILKEYAKNNCSILFSSHITEDIIKIADEVTYINNGEIKLIENKKVILNYYFKVNISAINRLKNCKVIFKNENEAIIYVDSYTLKQLDLLPEKESFTKISLDELLNFIVKL; encoded by the coding sequence ATGAATGAATATATACTTATAGTAGAAAATTTAACCAAGATTTATGACAAATTTCAATTAAAAAATGTTAGTTTTAAATTGAAAAGAGGTCAAATAATGGGTTTTATTGGCCCAAATGGAGCAGGGAAGAGTACAACTATTAAATCAATAATGGGTATTATTCCATTTGATAGTGGGAATATATTAATAGACGGTAAAGATTTTCAAAAAAATGAAATAGAAATAAAAAAGGTTATAGGTTATGTCGGTGAGCATTTAGATTTTTATGAACACGTAAAATTAAAAAAAATATATAGATTTATTCGTGCTTTTTATAAGGATTGGAACGAAGATTTGTTTAGAAATTTAATTAATCGATTTGGCTTAGATTTAGAAAAAAAAATGAAAGAATTATCAAAAGGAATGGTTGTAAAATTTTCTTTAGCATTAGCACTAGCACATTTTCCAAAACTACTTATTTTAGATGAACCTACATCTGGTTTAGATCCAATTGTCAGAAATGATATACTTGATATTTTAAAGGAATATGCCAAAAACAATTGTTCAATATTATTTTCTTCACATATAACGGAGGATATTATTAAAATTGCTGATGAAGTAACCTATATAAACAACGGAGAAATTAAACTTATCGAAAATAAAAAAGTTATTCTTAATTATTATTTTAAAGTAAATATATCAGCAATAAATAGATTGAAAAACTGCAAAGTAATATTTAAGAATGAAAATGAAGCTATTATATATGTAGATAGTTACACATTAAAACAGCTTGATTTACTACCTGAGAAAGAAAGTTTTACAAAGATAAGTTTGGATGAATTATTAAATTTTATAGTGAAATTATAG
- a CDS encoding ABC-2 transporter permease, translating into MIQLIKKDICFNIRQVIFGLLASIFFASIIFDSERFSIMAILMVPSLLFSFLVGKMCYMEDRRSVYNLLKSLPISKKYIVISKYIESYLTIILGCVILEIFNIIAAYFKKPQYPLLSNISLIILSAIIIYNSFYLFLNFKYNYSQAQKTIYIIIILYFSSLYIYKYTHQYMQQMFTETQIGLISIGVSITFSIFLCLKSIKAFQNKE; encoded by the coding sequence ATGATACAACTGATAAAAAAAGATATATGTTTCAATATCAGACAAGTTATATTTGGATTATTAGCTTCAATTTTCTTTGCTTCAATAATATTTGATAGTGAAAGGTTTAGTATTATGGCAATATTAATGGTGCCTTCGTTACTTTTTTCATTTTTAGTAGGGAAAATGTGTTATATGGAAGATAGAAGAAGCGTATATAATCTGCTTAAATCATTACCCATTTCTAAAAAATATATTGTGATCAGTAAATATATAGAGAGTTATCTAACCATTATCTTGGGTTGTGTTATATTAGAAATTTTTAATATTATTGCAGCATACTTCAAAAAACCTCAGTATCCTTTATTATCTAATATTTCTTTGATAATATTGAGTGCAATAATAATTTATAACTCATTTTATCTATTTTTAAATTTTAAGTATAATTACAGTCAAGCACAAAAAACAATATATATAATAATTATTTTGTATTTTTCAAGTTTATACATTTATAAGTATACACATCAATATATGCAACAAATGTTTACAGAAACCCAAATAGGTTTAATATCAATTGGTGTTTCAATAACTTTTAGTATTTTTCTGTGCCTTAAAAGTATTAAAGCGTTTCAAAATAAGGAATAA